Genomic window (Prevotella melaninogenica ATCC 25845):
TCACCCTAAAAGGGCATTATAAGGACTAACAAGAAGCCCGATGTAACTAACAAGGAATCAAAGACTTACAAAACCGCAATTCAAAAGGTGCTTAATTGGACTTCAAAAGGGCGTTAGTTAGACCTCAAAAGGGCATCTTTTGCAAGTCAATTGGGCGTCTTTTCGAAGCCAAAAGAGCATCTTTTAAAAGCGAAGATGTGAAAAATAATTACAAAAGCAAAGCTAAAACAACAAAAAGCCCCTTCCCAACTGGGAAGGGGTATGACTATTGTGATATCTCAATAAAGAAAATAGAAAAGCGTGAAAGCACCTTTTAACCCAAATCGGTCATTAGAGCCTAAACATATTTTATTTTATTATCGAGCAAATTGTTTGGCTTTGGAACGCAGGCGTAGCGGGCTACGTCAAGCTACAAAGACAGACAAGATGCCGATAAGAAAATAAAAGATGTTAGGAAACAATACCACAGTAAGAAGAACGATATATATTGTGGTCTGATGACCGATTTGGGTTAAACCAACTTACTTCCCCTTTCCTCCTTGCTGTTCAAACATAGACCTCTCGATTTCAAAGACTCGTTTTACATCAAAGTAAATGTCAGAAGAAGTGTAATTAGCATTCGTTTCGCCCAAAACAAGACGGTCACAACTACCGACTACCATCTGACTATTCACCTTAGGAATACCAAAGAAGAAGTAAACAAGGTTATATTCATCCCCCACTGATGTCACGGAGAAAGGATGTTCCTTACTACCATCACCAGTCATGAAGATTGTATCGAGAATGCGTGATAAACGAACAGAATAGACCTTAAGGCTATCGCTCAACATCCATGATTTATCAGGTTCGGTGGTTGAAAGTTTTCTGAAATGATAAATCTTAGACACGATAGCATTGGTATTAAGCGGATTGCTGGCAAGAACCTTATCCGCAAGCGTAGCAGCAACATCAAACTTACCTTCGTTCCTGGCTTTCGACATATCAAGTTCCATGAACATATCCCTACCATTATTAAGGTAAGTTCGTCCATAAACAGCCAAGATTTTGTCCTCAGCAGTCAATGTGGTATCAGCGTCAACATTGATAAGAATGTCAACTAACTGCTGAACATGCTGTGGGTTAGCTTTCACTTCTGCCTTTATCTTATCCCAATTGACAGACATAAATGTCTTATCCGTCTGTGCTGATACTGCTAACGATAGCAGCAACAACACGAAAGCAAACAACTTTCTCATAGTCTTTTTGAATTTGTTTTTTTATATTTGTTAAGTCTTTGGGTGTTATTGTATTTCTTCTTTATATAGTTGTCTTAGAATCTCGAGTAATCTTAGGGGTCATAGTTTTCTTAGTTTTCCTTATCTTTATAAGGCTGAGAGTGTTCTCATCTCTCAGCCCAGTCGCTTCTATCCAAGTTTCTATACCCTATTGCCTCAGCGATATGCTGTACTTGTACAGCCTCAGACTCTTCCAAGTCGGCTATCGAACGCGCTACTTTTAGAATCCTGTTATAGGCGCGAGCAGACAGTTTCAAACGCTCCATAGCATCACGGAGTAACTTAATAGAGGCTTCATCGGGCTCGGCAAACTCATGAATCATACGCTCAGACATCTGCGCATTACAATGAATATTACGATAACTGCTAAAGCGATCGGTCTGAATAGCACGTGCACGGATAACACGTTCACGAATAGCAGCACTCGACTCGCCCGGTGTTGCTTGTGATATATCTTTGAAGGGGAGAGGTGCAATCTCACACTGAATGTCGATTCTGTCCATTAACGGACCTGATATCTTAGCAAGATACTTCTGAATCTGCCCTGGAGTACAAACACAATGATGCGTAGGGTCAGCAAAATAGCCACACGGACAGGGATTCATACTTGCTACAAACATGAAACTACAAGGATAAGTAACCGTATATTTGGCACGTGAAATCGTTATATGACGATCCTCTAAAGGCTGTCGAAGTACCTCTAAAGTGTGTTTATTAAACTCAGGTAACTCATCGCAGAATAACACTCCATTATGTGCAAGGGTTATTTCACCCGGCATTGGATTGGCTCCACCACCCACGAGTGCAACCTCAGAGATAGTATGGTGAGGGCTACGGAAAGGACGTTGCGTAATCAGTCCTGTGTCACGACGTAACTTACCAGCTATCGAGTGAATCTGAGTTGTTTCTAAACTCTCTGAAAGAGACAAAGGAGGGAGGATAGAAGGAAGGCGCTTTGCCATCATACTCTTTCCACTTCCGGGTGGTCCAACCATGATCAGATTATGCCCACCAGCCGCTGCAACCTCTAATGCTCGCTTCACATTCTCTTGACCACGGACATCAGCAAAGTCGAGGTCGAAAGCATATTGATGCTCGTAAAACTCTTTCCGTGTATCCACAAAACAAGGTTCTGGAGTAGATGTACCATTAAGGAAGTCAATTACTTGCAGGATATTATCCATTCCATAGACCTCCAACGTGTCTACCACAGCCGCTTCGTGCTCATTAGCCTTCGGCACAATGATACCTTTAAACTTCTCGGCACGTGCCTTGATAGCTATGGGTAGTATGCCTTTAACAGGCTGTAAAGTACCGTCAAGGCTCAATTCTCCCACAAGCATAAACTCTCGCAAACGGTCACAACTCATCTTCTCATTGGCAGCCAAGATGGCTATTGCCAATGGGAGATCAAAACTGGAGCCTTCCTTCTTGAGGTCGGCAGGAGCAAGATTGGCGGTGATATCGGCTACAGGAAACTTGTAACCAGTATTAAGAAGTGCTGCAGCTATACGGTCATGGCTTTCCTTTACCGCTCCGTCTGCAAGACCGGTAAGATGGAACAACACGCCCCGTGTGATACTAACTTCGACTGTCACGGTGGTGACTTCCATTCCGTTGACAGCTGCACAGAATGTTTTTACAAGCACAATATTAGTTTTTATTCGGCGCCATAACGCTGACGGATGGTGTTAGCAGTGATGTTTCTTTCGACTACTTTCCCATTGCGAATGACGATATTATCTGGTATAGTATTAAGACCAAAGGTTTTGAGTAGTGGTGTATTCAGTAGTTTTCCATCACAAACATTGGAAAACTCAATCCCATCACGCTCTAAAGTCTGCTTTACTTCCTTAGGATTGGCATCTACACAAATACCCAAAGCAGCTATCTTTCCTGCTTTCACGGCATCACTCAGCGCACGTTGGACATCAAGACTCTCGTAACTCCATGCTGCCCATGTGCTGATAATAACGACATCTTTTCCTTGAAAAGTCGCGTTATTAACCGTCTTTCCATTGACATCTTTAGCTGAGAACTTAGGCAACTTACTACCGATTGGCAGTGAACCTAACTCAGATAGATGTCGTTGAAGACGACCTAAAGTGGCATTATCGGGCTGTTCTTTTATCAATAAAGGTAAAAGCTTTGCAGCCTGCTTATAGTCAGGAGACTCTGTTTGAACAAGATAACGATTAAGTAAATATGCACTCACAGCAGACTCTGGATGGTCCTTGATAAATGCGATTGCATACTTCAACTCCTCTGGAGGAGAGACACTTGCTATCTGTTTACGGAACTTAGTCATGAGTTCATTATCCTCCGTGCCCTCTACCTCCATCTCTTTCAAGTGGGAAGCATCCGCTTTTACCTCAACCGCTTCGCCCGATTCGGCAAAGATTGGTTGTGTAGAATAATTAGGGAAGATGATAATTAACGTAGAAGGTTTGCTACAAGGCTTCTCATAAGAGAAACGACCCGCCTCAATCTTGATGGTATCCAAACCCGCAATACCACCATCGGGACTATACACATAAAGCTCACCTTGATTCATATGCAAGAAGCGTCCTTCCATCTTGAAGTAACCGCTACGAGTACCACAAGAAATTAACAGCAGGGAGAACAAAAGAATGTATGCTATTCGCTTCATGCGCATAGGATTTAAGAAGAAGTGCCGCGAGCGGGACTCGAACCCGCACAGCCATTACTGGCCAAGGGATTTTAAGTCCCTCGTGTCTACCAATTCCACCATTGCGGCAAACCGTTTGCAAAGATAAGGCTAAATCTTCGAACTGGCAAAGGTTTTGCAAGTTTTTTTATTTATTAGTCTTATTACGCCTATTGAACCAACTATTCCAATCAGGCTAATTACCTTAATTTACGCCCAAAACTCCATACGGGTCCGTACTGCTTGCACGATAGCGTATCAGTTTCTTACCACTATCACCCGAAACAATGTTTCCGCCAGTGTTAAGGTTATACTTACGATGACAGTTATTACAAGTACCAAAGCCATCACTACTTATCTTCAACTCATAAGAACGCAGTGGAAGCGTATTCGTATTGAAGCAATTAGGACATTGCAAGTCGTAAGCATAGAAAGGAGAAGGGTTGTCCAAGTTGCCATAACCAACAATAAGTCCATTGTTCAAACCCACATGTTTCCAGCTCTCCAACCTAAGATCAATCCCATCAAACCACACAGGAGCATTTGATTTCAGTCCTTGATTGTTCTCAAAGAAGAAACAATAACGACCACTGACAACGTTAGTTCTTATCGTACAATACACGCCTGGCGATAAAGGATTCATCGCTGAGGCAAGGATGGGGTCTTGATGTGTCTCGTTGTGAAAGGTAAAAAAGTTACGATGACTACTATACTCATAGTCAACTACATCACCACAAGATGACAATAGCACTACAAGCATTAACAAAACAGACTGAACAACCTTCTTCATACCTTACTCCTTTATCTATACAAAAACCATCACGTCCTCCTCCTTAGGAAGGAGGTAAACGTCTTATTCGAACGGAATCATTGCCAAAGCATCGGCAATCTTCTCAATACCTTCCTGTAAAGGCTTTGACACCATACCCTTTGCAAAGAAAGGAATATCGGCATCTATCGTGAGTTTCATCTTTGAAGAAGACTCTGTAACAGGCAGTATCTGAATCCAGAAATTAAAGGATAATGGCGAATTAGCACTTTCAAACTTAATCGTCTTAGGCTCTTCACGCTCAATAATACGCATAGAAATCTGACCAACAGGGTCAACATTCACAGACAAGGAGTCCTGATCAAAGGTAATATTCTGCAATCTTTCTTTCACCTTATCCATCTCATCATTACCCGTAGAACCTTCTGGGAGACGTTCCTTCAGACGCTGTACATTATTCAAGTCGCTCAGCGTGTTGTATACACACTGCTGAGAATGAGGAATTTGCTTTACGCTACTTTCAAATTTTGTCATTGATAATCTTTATTGGGGAGTTTAAGAGAAAAGAACTGGAAGAAAGCTGAACAGCTTGGAATAGAAGTTTATAACTACCTATAGGGACGCACGAAGAATGCGTCCTCTACATAAAATTATATTCAATCAATCCCTAAGAAAGAAAGGTCTTTACTTCCAGCGGAATGATTAGAGATTACTTTCTCCAGTTTGCTGGGTCCTTACGCCAATCATGCAACATAGAAACCTCAGACTCCTTGATATAACCAGTCTCAAGGGCTTTCTCTACAACATGCTCATAATCGGTGAGGGTAACAAGTTTTACATTAGCCTCACGGAATGCCTCCTCAGCAACTGGGAAACCATAAGTGTAAGATGCGACCATACCCACAACCTCAAAACCAGCCTCACGAAGTGCAGCAACAGCTTTCAAAGAAGAGCCACCAGTTGAGATAAGGTCTTCTA
Coding sequences:
- a CDS encoding DUF4919 domain-containing protein, whose product is MRKLFAFVLLLLSLAVSAQTDKTFMSVNWDKIKAEVKANPQHVQQLVDILINVDADTTLTAEDKILAVYGRTYLNNGRDMFMELDMSKARNEGKFDVAATLADKVLASNPLNTNAIVSKIYHFRKLSTTEPDKSWMLSDSLKVYSVRLSRILDTIFMTGDGSKEHPFSVTSVGDEYNLVYFFFGIPKVNSQMVVGSCDRLVLGETNANYTSSDIYFDVKRVFEIERSMFEQQGGKGK
- a CDS encoding YifB family Mg chelatase-like AAA ATPase codes for the protein MLVKTFCAAVNGMEVTTVTVEVSITRGVLFHLTGLADGAVKESHDRIAAALLNTGYKFPVADITANLAPADLKKEGSSFDLPLAIAILAANEKMSCDRLREFMLVGELSLDGTLQPVKGILPIAIKARAEKFKGIIVPKANEHEAAVVDTLEVYGMDNILQVIDFLNGTSTPEPCFVDTRKEFYEHQYAFDLDFADVRGQENVKRALEVAAAGGHNLIMVGPPGSGKSMMAKRLPSILPPLSLSESLETTQIHSIAGKLRRDTGLITQRPFRSPHHTISEVALVGGGANPMPGEITLAHNGVLFCDELPEFNKHTLEVLRQPLEDRHITISRAKYTVTYPCSFMFVASMNPCPCGYFADPTHHCVCTPGQIQKYLAKISGPLMDRIDIQCEIAPLPFKDISQATPGESSAAIRERVIRARAIQTDRFSSYRNIHCNAQMSERMIHEFAEPDEASIKLLRDAMERLKLSARAYNRILKVARSIADLEESEAVQVQHIAEAIGYRNLDRSDWAER
- a CDS encoding TlpA disulfide reductase family protein; this translates as MRMKRIAYILLFSLLLISCGTRSGYFKMEGRFLHMNQGELYVYSPDGGIAGLDTIKIEAGRFSYEKPCSKPSTLIIIFPNYSTQPIFAESGEAVEVKADASHLKEMEVEGTEDNELMTKFRKQIASVSPPEELKYAIAFIKDHPESAVSAYLLNRYLVQTESPDYKQAAKLLPLLIKEQPDNATLGRLQRHLSELGSLPIGSKLPKFSAKDVNGKTVNNATFQGKDVVIISTWAAWSYESLDVQRALSDAVKAGKIAALGICVDANPKEVKQTLERDGIEFSNVCDGKLLNTPLLKTFGLNTIPDNIVIRNGKVVERNITANTIRQRYGAE
- a CDS encoding polyketide cyclase, whose amino-acid sequence is MTKFESSVKQIPHSQQCVYNTLSDLNNVQRLKERLPEGSTGNDEMDKVKERLQNITFDQDSLSVNVDPVGQISMRIIEREEPKTIKFESANSPLSFNFWIQILPVTESSSKMKLTIDADIPFFAKGMVSKPLQEGIEKIADALAMIPFE